A section of the Polynucleobacter sp. AP-Sving-400A-A2 genome encodes:
- a CDS encoding sigma-54 dependent transcriptional regulator produces MRASDPQPFPVILIEDDDDLREAIAVTLRMNMIDFVTHQRAETVIPLLRPDLKTVLVTDYKLPGMTGLDLLKIAQKECPDLPVVIMTAFADAKLAVEALRAGARDFLIKPFVPQQLIDIIARYQPESIKVNTLVAPAKDAPLVGSEILVPEHQLIAADPETIATFARCERVAATDTSVLVTGQSGVGKELVARHIHLHSKRIKGPYVAINCAAIPDALLESILFGHEKGSFTGATKAQTGKFEQAHKGTLFLDEIGEMPASLQAKLLRVLQDKMVERIGSTELIQADVRVIAATNRNLQEQVKSGKFREDLYFRLAVFPIHVAELSKRPLDILPLADFFLSRYRLNIGRDQLSFSEGAKKLLQTYSWPGNVRELENIVQRAVLLADGDQILAEDLELEDMSIHSLEKAKSAPIDTPPVAHEALNAALDSAIDAPKSGTNIASINDEIGQDIDSVEREHILKVLAKVDGNRTKAVEILGISARALRYKLKYYKEAGFIND; encoded by the coding sequence ATGCGTGCCAGCGACCCACAGCCATTTCCCGTGATTTTGATCGAAGATGATGATGACCTCAGAGAGGCGATTGCCGTTACTTTGCGGATGAATATGATCGACTTTGTGACTCACCAAAGAGCAGAAACAGTCATTCCCTTATTACGCCCAGATCTGAAAACAGTTTTAGTAACGGATTACAAATTACCTGGAATGACAGGATTGGATTTACTCAAGATAGCTCAAAAAGAATGTCCTGATCTTCCAGTAGTAATCATGACTGCTTTTGCGGACGCCAAGTTGGCTGTAGAAGCTTTGCGTGCTGGAGCAAGAGATTTTTTAATTAAGCCCTTTGTGCCACAACAACTCATTGACATCATTGCGCGCTATCAACCAGAATCAATTAAGGTAAATACCTTGGTAGCTCCTGCTAAGGACGCGCCACTAGTTGGCTCTGAAATACTCGTGCCCGAGCATCAATTAATTGCCGCTGATCCTGAAACCATTGCTACGTTTGCTCGCTGCGAGAGAGTGGCGGCAACAGATACAAGCGTCTTGGTTACTGGTCAGTCTGGAGTTGGCAAAGAGTTAGTCGCGCGTCACATCCATCTGCATTCAAAAAGAATAAAAGGCCCGTACGTAGCGATTAACTGCGCAGCGATTCCTGATGCCTTACTTGAATCTATTTTGTTTGGGCATGAAAAAGGCTCCTTTACTGGTGCCACCAAAGCTCAAACTGGTAAATTTGAGCAAGCCCATAAAGGCACGCTTTTTTTAGATGAGATTGGTGAAATGCCAGCCTCTTTACAAGCGAAGCTTTTGCGGGTGTTACAAGACAAAATGGTAGAACGGATTGGTTCTACCGAATTGATTCAAGCGGATGTCAGGGTGATTGCGGCCACCAATCGCAACCTCCAAGAGCAAGTTAAGAGTGGCAAGTTTCGGGAAGACCTTTACTTTCGATTAGCCGTATTCCCCATCCATGTAGCCGAGCTTTCTAAGCGCCCACTGGATATCTTGCCGCTGGCTGATTTCTTTTTATCCCGCTATCGCCTCAATATTGGTCGAGATCAACTTAGCTTCAGCGAGGGGGCAAAAAAACTGCTGCAAACCTATTCTTGGCCAGGAAATGTTCGGGAACTAGAGAATATTGTCCAAAGAGCCGTATTACTAGCAGATGGCGACCAAATCTTGGCAGAAGACTTAGAGCTAGAAGATATGAGTATTCATTCTTTAGAAAAGGCAAAAAGTGCCCCTATAGATACGCCACCAGTGGCCCATGAGGCTTTAAATGCAGCTTTGGATAGCGCTATAGATGCCCCAAAAAGTGGCACAAATATTGCATCTATTAATGATGAAATTGGACAAGATATTGATTCAGTAGAACGTGAGCACATTCTGAAAGTTTTGGCCAAAGTGGATGGCAATAGAACCAAGGCAGTAGAAATATTGGGGATTTCAGCAAGAGCACTGCGCTACAAACTAAAATACTACAAAGAAGCTGGCTTTATTAATGATTGA
- a CDS encoding PAS domain-containing sensor histidine kinase yields the protein MSTKTGKLPSPQDSLDATKHLEEAFAIFYAESQKLEAQQTALQEKINQLSSELQKSNQRLAILLNAIPAGVILLENEVVLLHNPAVLIFLPQLKPGATFEIPSDWQASITPGEYLITQKGAQKRIQKTVQVARINEGPRSFIQIQDITTNILRHEETQRENRLAAMGRMAAGIAHQFRTPLATALLYASHLCDGQINADTSKEFADRLRKQLLDLEKLSQDMLRFISNKPNKTTLVNAVQIIEDAQASIQFLFEAKQVKLSVTANNVNNGNLLVEPKAISNAIVAILENALAVSKANQTVRMQATSDQHILTITISDQGPGIAKEMLKSLFEPFSTTSANGTGLGLSIAKNTIESFRGSISAENSKQGAIFQINLPYAQPSLNH from the coding sequence TTGAGTACAAAAACCGGCAAATTACCTTCTCCGCAAGATTCATTAGATGCTACCAAACATCTCGAGGAGGCTTTTGCGATTTTTTATGCGGAATCTCAAAAACTGGAAGCTCAACAAACTGCGCTTCAGGAAAAGATCAATCAACTCAGTAGTGAACTCCAAAAATCCAACCAACGCTTGGCGATTCTCTTAAATGCCATTCCAGCAGGGGTTATCTTGCTGGAAAATGAAGTCGTTTTATTACATAACCCTGCTGTGCTGATCTTTCTGCCCCAATTAAAACCTGGGGCCACTTTTGAAATTCCAAGCGATTGGCAAGCTTCCATCACGCCAGGGGAATATCTCATTACCCAAAAGGGTGCCCAAAAACGCATCCAAAAAACTGTGCAAGTCGCTCGTATTAACGAAGGCCCGCGTAGCTTTATTCAGATCCAAGATATCACCACCAATATTTTGCGTCACGAGGAAACGCAGCGAGAAAATCGATTGGCGGCAATGGGTCGTATGGCTGCTGGTATAGCTCATCAATTTAGAACGCCTCTGGCAACTGCCCTGCTATATGCATCGCATCTTTGTGACGGGCAGATCAACGCTGATACTTCAAAGGAATTTGCTGATCGCCTGCGTAAACAATTATTGGATTTAGAAAAGCTCTCGCAAGATATGCTGCGCTTTATTTCCAATAAACCCAATAAGACTACGCTAGTAAATGCGGTCCAAATTATTGAAGACGCTCAAGCTAGCATTCAGTTTCTTTTTGAAGCCAAGCAAGTCAAACTATCTGTCACTGCTAACAATGTCAATAACGGAAATTTATTGGTAGAGCCTAAAGCAATCTCCAATGCCATTGTTGCCATTCTCGAAAATGCTTTAGCTGTTTCTAAAGCCAATCAAACAGTCAGAATGCAAGCGACAAGTGATCAACACATACTAACCATTACGATTTCTGACCAAGGTCCAGGCATCGCCAAAGAAATGCTCAAATCCTTATTTGAACCCTTTTCTACCACCAGCGCTAATGGCACTGGACTTGGTCTTTCGATTGCAAAAAATACCATTGAGAGCTTTCGAGGCAGTATCAGCGCTGAGAACTCTAAACAAGGTGCCATCTTCCAGATCAATCTACCTTATGCCCAACCCTCTTTAAATCATTAA